A genomic segment from Aegilops tauschii subsp. strangulata cultivar AL8/78 chromosome 1, Aet v6.0, whole genome shotgun sequence encodes:
- the LOC109732035 gene encoding MATH domain and coiled-coil domain-containing protein At2g42480-like, with protein MHDQQHHIQEKVMVYLESEELRCVSAAAEQSSGFLVNDSCVFGVQFIKVVAVKGNDVLETLFLQKTSNISSDPQAYTWNIDDFFVLKNPSTSPEFQLCGHKWFITIYPSGSDSNGNYISPYLSMKDTLHKDSGILAEVSISIKDQETGKHMKTSARIQFKNCTRTWTWEKLISLEDFKDSSKGYLVKKKCCIEVQVAVIGSSKWSS; from the exons ATGCATGATCAGCAGCACCATATACAAGAGAAAGTGATGGTTTACCTTGAGAGTGAGGAGCTGCGCTGCGTCTCTGCTGCCGCT GAGCAGTCCTCTGGATTCCTCGTCAATGACAGCTGTGTTTTCGGTGTCCAGTTCATCAAAGTTGTCGCTGTTAAAGGTAACGATGTGTTGGAGACTCTGTTTCTTCAGAAGACTAGCAACATCAGCAGTGACCCACAAGCCTACACCTGGAACATTGATGATTTCTTTGTGTTGAAGAACCCGAGCACCTCTCCAGAGTTTCAGCTCTGTGGACACAAATG GTTCATCACTATCTATCCATCTGGTTCCGATTCGAATGGGAACTACATCTCCCCGTATCTGAGCATGAAGGACACACTCCATAAGGACTCGGGGATCCTGGCGGAAGTTAGCATAAGCATCAAAGACCAGGAAACTGGCAAGCACATGAAAACATCAG CCCGGATCCAGTTCAAGAATTGTACCCGTACTTGGACATGGGAGAAGTTGATATCGCTGGAAGATTTCAAGGACTCATCAAAAGGTTATCTCGTGAAGAAAAAGTGCTGCATTGAAGTCCAGGTTGCAGTCATTGGTTCCTCCAAATGGAGTAGCTAG
- the LOC141027703 gene encoding uncharacterized protein, translated as MEFWIAVAGRLRASLKGWGANQGCADKVLRERLLDEITLLDNQADTRPFSEQEWAHRYALEGQVEALLRSEEEYWRRRGGLKWTLKGDANTQYFHAYANGRRRKCSILRLQTEQGLLLQQSEITQHIYDFFISLMGTDEAQHARLNADVWLPSQKVLHSENEELGLAFLPKEIDDALLSMRADTAPGPDGWPVAMFKHVWPLLHDPIYEVCNGFMRGFVDIARLNYGVLSLIPKVPGADNIRQYRPIALINVPFKICAKGCATRLSPIAHRTISRSQSAFICGRNILEGPLALQESLHELKRTHEPAILLKLDFEKAYDRVNWDFLRQILTSRGLKINFHKCEVMPMGMEVAEGRRIADLLNCKLGNMPFTYLGLPLDAKRIKIDGWASLWTKVGKRVCPWRGKYLSSAARLVLTNASLSSLPQFAMGLFLLAEGVHAKMDTPRSRFFWEGSGPKRKYHMVKWVAVCRPKDLGGLGAQIPESRTLLSCVNGFGSSRRERRVCG; from the exons ATGGAGTTCTGGATCGCTGTCGCAGGTCGCCTCCGCGCAAGCCTAAAGGGATGGGGTGCGAACCAGGGGTGTGCTGACAAGGTCCTCAGGGAGAGGTTACTTGATGAAATAACACTGCTAGACAATCAAGCGGACACACGTCCTTTCTCAGAGCAAGAATGGGCGCATCGATACGCCTTGGAAGGGCAAGTCGAAGCTCTGCTGCGATCTGAGGAGGAATACTGGAGGCGTAGGGGAGGCCTCAAGTGGACGCTCAAAGGAGATGCGAATACTCAGTATTTCCACGCGTACGCGAACGGCAGGCGCAGGAAATGCTCAATTCTTAGGTTGCAGACGGAGCAGGGGCTTCTTCTACAACAATCGGAGATTACCCAACATATCTACGACTTCTTCATAAGTCTGATGGGGACCGACGAGGCGCAACACGCACGTCTGAACGCGGACGTGTGGCTCCCGTCCCAAAAGGTCCTCCATAGCGAGAACGAAGAGTTGGGGCTCGCGTTTCTCCCTAAGGAGATTGACGACGCTCTCCTGAGCATGAGAGCAGACACGGCTCCGGGGCCGGACGGGTGGCCGGTGGCGATGTTTAAGCATGTTTGGCCATTGCTGCACGATCCCATATACGAGGTCTGTAACGGCTTCATGCGTGGCTTTGTGGACATTGCTAGGTTAAACTACGGCGTACTCTCGCTGATCCCAAAAGTGCCTGGGGCGGATAACATTCGCCAGTACAGACCCATCGCGCTGATCAACGTTCCGTTTAAAATATGCGCCAAAGGTTGCGCCACGCGGCTCTCGCCGATCGCCCATCGCACCATTAGTCGCTCTCAATCGGCGTTCATATGTGGTAGAAACATTTTGGAGGGGCCGCTAGCTCTGCAAGAGTCCCTCCACGAGCTTAAGCGCACGCATGAACCTGCGATCCTCCTTAAATTAGACTTCGAGAAGGCCTATGACCGCGTTAATTGGGACTTCCTCAGGCAGATCCTCACCAGTCGAG GGCTTAAAATCAACTTCCACAAGTGTGAAGTGATGCCCATGGGCATGGAGGTGGCCGAAGGTAGACGTATTGCGGACTTGCTCAATTGCAAACTTGGCAATATGCCGTTTACCTACCTCGGTCTCCCGTTGGATGCCAAACGCATCAAGATCGACGGGTGGGCTTCGCTCTGGACCAAGGTGGGAAAGCGAGTCTGCCCGTGGAGGGGGAAGTACCTATCCTCTGCAGCTAGGCTGGTGCTCACGAACGCGAGCCTCTCCTCGCTACCGCAATTTGCTATGGGTCTGTTCCTCCTGGCGGAAGGGGTTCACGCCAAGATGGACACACCGCGGTCCCGTTTCTTTTGGGAAGGCTCGGGACCAAAACGCAAGTATCACATGGTGAAGTGGGTTGCGGTGTGCCGTCCCAAGGACCTGGGAGGGCTAGGGGCACAAATACCAGAATCCAGAACATTGCTCTCATGTGTAAATGGATTTGGAAGCTCTCGCAGGGAGCGACGGGTCTGTGGGTAG